The DNA region atttgtagTCAAATaagtttaaacacaatatatattaattaactaATGAAGTCATTcacgtttattttatttatctgttgTGACCAGAAAAAAAGGTCCTATACACTGCATTGAAATGTGATACAAATACCAAAATCTGGAATTTAATGCAAACCATGTTGCATCTTTTAAAGGAAACTGGCATTGAAGTATCACCCTGACAAGAACCCTGACAACCCCGAGGCGGCTGATAAGTTTAAAGAGATAAACAATGCTCATGCCATCCTCAACGACCCGACAAAGAGAAACATCTATGACAAGTACGGCTCGCTGGGACTTTATGTGGCTGAACAGTTTGGAGAAGAGAACGTCAACACTTACTTCGTTCTGTCCAGCTGGTGGGCCAAGGTATGACTGCATTTATAAAGTTAATAGGgttcatttatgtgtgtgtttgttcagtggAAAAACTTCAACAGGAAAAGATATTCAGAAAGATTTTTCAACAGCCGTTACTTCAATCTTAAGtaaattctaaaatgctgattttttttccctaacaaaCATTTTTAGTGTGATAATTTTTGAGAGTCTTGTATTGTACATTTTCAGAAGTCTTTAATGCACTGAAAgctcaaaataataaaacagcaaatatttttaaatataaattcttTTAACCATACTTCACCAGTAGATTGATTGGACTGAGTATTGCAAACCCTATTTCTATTACAAGATTTCTAAAATGCAAATTAGgcattatttatgttaatatgtggtaatttgcatacatttctagtaCATAACTTGAACACTGAATAAAGTCAGGGTTTGTcttattattaacatattatttttacagtgatttaggatttcatttttattgttttatttataattcagAAAGTttcatgaaaaatattatttttcaaactATGTATGAACATATATGTCTGAAAAACCCCAAAGAAAaccaaaaaactgcaaaaatacagcaaatacgctacctgacagaagtcttgtcgttgatcccagttgtaatgccccattcacacggggtgcAAGCGTCAATGCTTTCCATTTACTTTGAATAAGTGATgcgacgtcaggcgttgccgaactgcattatgGATCCGTCTGCGttgcttcagtggcgttgctcgctgcagaaattGGGAATTTCTCAGAAGCATCgtcaatcagatcgctttatgcaaatacaacAGCTTAGACAGTAACTGATTGAAGACTAATTTTATtagctgacgctgctatgacgatctcatcagccccaacttcagatacgtcctctgtcaagcattgatgctgaagccccgtgtgaattgggcataagatcaacaaataataacttatttggaaaagtggctgatttttcagataaatcatctgttgaactgcatccaatcatcacaaataccacaggagacctattggaacccgcatggacccaagattctcatagtaatctgtcaagtttggtgaaggaaaaatcatggtttggggttacatttaatATGGGGGCCTGTGagggatctgcagagtggatggcaacatcaacatccTGAGGTGTCAAGACTTGTATTaccaattacattacaaaccacaagagagggcaaattctttagcaggatagctctcattctcatacttcagcctgttgtctggggtaagatgaaggggaCGGCATGAAGATGagtccaaataatcttgatgaactctgggagtcctgcaagaacgccttctttgccattctagatgactttattaataagttatttgagtcattgcagagatgtttgAATGCAGTCCTCAAAGCTCATGGGagtaaaacacaatattaattctttttccactgcaccatgactttatattctataatgtacattatttcgGTTAAGTGacaaagacttttgtctaagcaaagtcagaccttactgtccttatcaaataattaaaaatcaaggtatgatcaaattttatttaggtaaaataagcataatttagaggcctttgcatttcatatgagccacttttgataccaaatgattcaAGTAGAAGTCAAGTCataatttgttgttcctaaaacttggaccagttacaagatttttgtcagataGAGTGTATatggaaaaaaattcaaagtcaaCAAAAGTGCATGAAAAATCAGTGTTTATTCCTGCAGTGTCTCAGCTTTCCATTATAAACATCTCTAAAAATCAATTCAGtacatccttgctgaataaaagcatACATTTTCCCAGAAAAGAAATGAACACCtttgaataataatattgttgtgtTGCTCTCTGTCTCCCCCTGCAGGCTCTGTTTATTTTCTGCGGTCTGGCTACAGGCTGCTACTTCTGCTGTTGCCTCTGCTGCTGCTGTAACTGCTGCTGTGGGAAGTGTAAACCACGGCCACCCGATAGACCGGACCCAGAGTTTTACGTCTCCCCTGAAGACCTAGAGGCCCAACTGCAGTCTGATGAGAGAGGTTAGATGTGCTCacgtgtgtatacatacatatatatgatgGCTTCTAGAGATAACTTCAGAGCTCAAAACAGGATtcttattgttaataattaatttcacTATGGAGCAAATGAATGGAGTTTTGTCTTTCAgaactagggctgaacaatatatcgtttgagcattgatatatgtaaccccaccggtcctaccccacccaacccgctctgagctgggatcgaaccggcgaccttccacatggaagtcggttgctctaacaaggaggctaaagaccatggcctccagctagggctgggcgattcagcaaaaaaaaaaaagtcgagttttttttataaagtttgaccgattcacgatttcgtttttttttttttttttagtgtgttactagtcttctcaaaacattacaacatgactgaagtaacattctctttaaaagtaactttaaaaaccatctggttaaggaacattgtatttttaatggccatgtcatacaaaaattggtcaaggtgtaaatgaatgtaaaacaaattcacgagtcaaatagcgttgctgaagatttgaatataaaatatttgtgtaaatattgcacttgcagtaatacagaggtatttttacAAGTTTTGCtaagcctaggaaagattggctgtcagctcggctttgactttgtcttctgattgaatgacaggttgtaatgctgctgcctttttcttaaaaagatacagtttaggaaaaaggactgaacatggaaactgtaaagcctaatttaacccaatgtgtgaagttgtggacgtatagcaggagcgaatacaagcaccagatgtgtgtctaatataaaataatatatttaatctatttttcctTTCCCtccttttaaataccgatcatttgatgcgctttgctccactctctgtattatgctgcctgatctgtctggttttcaactaggtccgctaaatgacgtcatgggggcgggtactttcattttcactgctacagtccctcacctctactcttgttcaaaccaaaagatcagcgcggtttttcacatggcaggcttttacgtccttcatacatgttgagatcgagtttatcgacttgatgagggaatgtcttgacaatccacacagacgtgcaacaagtaaaatcctacacgctttaacaggcagtcaagcaggtcgcccACCAGAAGCGCTGCGACACGGCGcggacatgacagtttaaactatcacacaccaaacgtgcacattcgcatgatatttaacatgaaactaatcagatggcgctctgtgggccgGCTGAAATGAGAACTGAttcgtgaatcgtggctgggcggcgccaATGTGtatatagaaacctgtttagaattctaaaatccatggcgtggTGCTGTGTGGGGCGTCGCCGAGAGGCGCTtttggtgtgcttcctgcttcatttagagagtgaaccaaagcgcattgctgccattataatgtattaaatatatatatttttaaaaatcgcgatttctcgatttgattcaaaattaaatcgtcttaacgtgaattcgaattaatcgaaaaaatcgcccagccctacctccagcatctgtcgctagagcacctttaggggtcaggggagtgaggtttacctgcacagcacttactagctggcctccgttacatatgcAATGTGTGAATCCCCAATAAACACATCGCAgaattaaattatttacaatatacaATAATTTATACAACAACGACCACATTATTTTATGTTGGATTCTTcaatttttatatttgaatacTGTTAGGCCAGAAAACCATAATGCATCGTTTATTTAAACCTTTTTTGCCCTGTCATATTTACATAtacttaatttattcaattttatgcAGATGTAAGGTATAGAAAAGACTCGATCCCCTAGTCGATCTAAATTAACGATATCAatgaagtcatctggtgaaattatattgatTTCGCAATATacatcgcagcaaaacaaaacattgcaatgtcagaCTTTTCCAATTTCATTCAGCCCTATTCTGAACCcaagagttgtgttgtgttgtccTTCATATTCTGCTTTAACCATTGCTTTTCTCTTGAAATCTTTTTGCAGAGACAGTCGGTGGTGAACCTATTGTGTTGCAGCCTTCTTCTGCCACAGAAACCACCCAGCTAACGTCTGACGGGTACCATACTACCTACCACACCGATACCGGCTTCAACTAAAACAGCCATTCTCTTAGCCTCCACCACGTGGTTTGTCTAGCGCCATCCCTCCAAtgggaaaaatgaatgaaaagaatcCTTCAactacaactaaaaaaaaaagcctgtttTTAGAGGAGGAAAGCCAGCGATGGAGCTGAATTGTTTAGCGTATCCTGTCCCTTATTCACACAACCACTTCCATCACCCACGCAAGATCCGCCTCACAGTACCGtagcttaaaaaaaaagcttaagaaaaaaaagtaaaaaaaaaaaaagatcttgtcGTTTACCCTGATCTCTTTGTTGCCTTTGACCTCCGATCTTGCCTTCCACTCGTTCCCTCGCTCCTCCAGCCAGATTTGCTCGTCGTCCTGTGGCATGCACTGTTCCTTGACTTTGAGAAATTTCCCCACCGTTTTTGGTATATTTATTGACATGAGATGTTCGTTCCCGGTTCTAAGTGCTTGAGTGTGGTTTAAAGTCGACTCCGTGAACTTGCCATAGGTGTTCGAAGACTAGTGTGGCTGCTCTGAGAAGCAGCAGGAattgttttcatttataaaatggactttttgtttgtttacccaTTCAATCCTCCTGGTTTACTGCGAAGTTTGTGTCCCTGTAATGCCATTTTATCTCCTATGTGTCATAAATTTGAGAGTTAACAGCGATATTTAAAGTTTTCTGGCCTCGCTTTGTTCATGTTGTTTCATTGCAGCTTTTTTttctgagagagagaaagatacaATCAGTGCGACTAATTACATGCCATTCATTTGTAGTATTCTGCTCATTGTACATtcgttttttgtgttgttttggggACGATAACCTGAGCCAAAAGTAGGAGTTTTCTCTGTGTGTGGAATGATTTGAGCCGTCATCTCTGTGTAATGTGTAGATTGTTCGTTGGCGTGTGATAACATGTTTGGACACTCAGCTTTGGTCTTAATGTTAAACTCAGTTTGGCCCAGTTGTGTCTCTTTTCTCTCATCGCAAAGGGAATCGCAAACTGATATAAACGCCCATATCTTGAGTGTGTACGTGAGCTGAAAACTTAAGCTAATTTTTTATATAGATCTACAATCAACACATCACATCTATGtacaatatatgtatattttgggcatttttttatattttagtttttggtgCGTGTCCTTTATTCTTTGTGACTGTGGTTCTGGCCTGTTGTGGGCACTTGAGATTCTCTATGCCAAGATGTACTGTCTATTGTGTGAGAAATGCCTGTTTTTAGTCATTAATTATTGAGCAGTAACCGTTTATTTATTGCAGTGGCAATTTATTTTAACTCTACAAGCATCCAGATTACACAAGTTCAGTCTTTCAAGGCCATGCTAAATATTAGTCTTGATGCTAGTTTATACCCATATTTTTATACTAATGATTTGAGCCTATCAGAAATCAGAAATTATTCATTCTGAacattaaacagtttttttttttttttttttaactcattaaTGACCAAGTAAATAACTGCAATTGGGCACCTGGCAAAGATTGGTGGTGTAATAAATTTGTTGGGGATCTAATAAATGTAAACACTTGTAGAGTGTAGAGACCActtttaaattctgtttttctGGAGATGCTGGATTTGCTAGAAATGTGTTTGAATTAAGTGCAACACATTGTTGTGTTGTCTAAAATGAACACTCAAAAACTGATGTTTGCtgattcaaactacttattaaaaatgagctgaaacaacacacgtCTTGAGGATATTTGGggaaaactacattatttcatgtTCAACCCAGGTTAactcaagttaacttaattgcttgATGTTTTCCCAACGCAAATGAATCGTGTGAAATCCAGCACATTTTCATTGATTTTAAACATGTCTGTAAACCTGGTGAGTTCTTTTCTTATTTTGACACAGCTGTCATTTATGCTCTGAATGACAACATTGTAACTTTGAACTTAGAAGAAATGCCATTAAAAACGTTTTGCTTAACAATTTGACTATAAATCATGACTATATGATagctatgaataaaaataataagaaattacTATAAATTGAAAATTCAAAAAATTGGATTTTGTCCATAAATTAATGACTAATAATTAAAATGACTACAGTGACTGTaaattaaactataaataaaaaaaatccaatgtcTATAAATTAAAATGGCTATAAATTTAAAATCCCCAAAATAAATTTTGACTAAATTATTgactattaattaaaaatattataaattaaaaatccaATGACTAGAAATTACTTAActataaattatgtatttatactataaattgattataaattaaaaatcatGTATATGTCTATAAATTACAATgactaataaattaaaaatccaaAGAAACTGAGAATTGCAGAGTGGTCTGTACATTGTTTCCAAAGCTGTATAATCTAAGCTTGTTTGTATGACATTGCAATACATATTCAGAAAAGTTATGAAAATTAGTTGTCTTTTgacagttttattaaaacaagtaaaaagtcATTTAgcctggtaaaaaaaaattgtaatgataatgttttttcttgcAATTACTGTATAAGGATGTTAAAATATATAAGTCAAATATGGTTTAAAAGAAGGCATGGGCTGAAGTCATCTTCTGATTCTGGCGGTATAATAACCTAAatgaaaatatgacatttttacagtattgtaatcattgctctaaaatatattcattttaaatgtctgggtaaaatacAAGAACTTttcccccctttgaacacaaaatattttattttgtgaaacttttcaaatattttggagcagtaaacatgtcaggctgaataattcaaatgaatcattgacttttgctgtctacattccttttgaaaacactgatttctttacaattaaagcaacatctttggagatcttttctgctggaaataatgttgtcctaaaaaaacaaaaaagtaaataaaatatcttacacataccttagaaacGACATAGCACaaaattttggttttaaaaccttgacttttccaaatcgtggtataccttgaaaacggttattgccTATTTAAAAGTAATGCACAATGTTTGCTCTTTTTGAGGGCAGAGTTTAAAAAGAAGTAAATGCAACTCCCTTGGTAGTTGCATTACCCTTATTTTCACTGAGCAGATTGAACGAAGTTGCAATCTTGGATGATATAATTGAGCAGCTATGGATTGATGCTACTTAACACTTTAATCGATTCTCCTTTATCTCAGAGGTGGCATTATCCATCAAAATATTCAACTATTTAAATCAATCATCAAGCTGTTTGTGTGTCATATAGCCTAATAATGTGGTCCTGATCATCGTGATTGTTTTTGCTTATAATTTTTTATGCTTTTAGTTTTCAGCGAATTTGACAGCGTACTGAGTACAGGCGGTCCTTTCCCTTTTCAAGTATGTCCGAAAGTGCTTTAATAACCTTCTTATACCAAACCTGATTTTCTGAATCTGCAATTGCAAACAACCTGATGACCATCAATACCATGTTAACTCATTTACTCCAACGTGTCTCAATGCTTTCTTACATGGGCatttctgaattgtgttttttttatctgtctGCCATTTTTCCTTCTCGGCTCAATCTGAAGCTTAATACAAATGTCACCAGCCATGTTCATTCACATTTTCTAGATACTCTTCAAATGCCAATGATTTTTCATTGAActgtttacatttcattattattgagTACAATGGTATCTTGGGTCACTATCTGCTCGctttcttctctctctttctctctctgtctttctcatTCCCTTGTTCCAATGCTCTAGATGGTTTTTAATGGATGTTAGCCTCtgtggtcttttttttttcctgtgcatTTATCTGTATCAGAACTACACTTGTATAAAGAGTATGGCTTATTCGATGATATTTTAAGTTGGatgaatctttaaaaaaataaataaataaaataaatccgtgGAGTAAAAATGATCAGGAAAATGTTGCATATTATGTCTTCAGAAAGAAGAGAAGATGTTTAGTGTAATTATAGTGAAATggtaattttatgcatttttttattttatttatgacctTATTTTGTCATGTTTATAAACAATTGTCCTTGTTTCAAATGGTATGTTACATGAGTTTGACTCTGAAACTATGCTACTCATGGTTCTATAGTGAAGGTCTCTTGTACATACACTGAATTATTAAAAAGAATAATACTGGACCTTTATGTTGTAGCATGGTTATTGTATTAATAAAAGAGAAAACATTTATTTGCtggtgtaaaataaatgtttatgaacATTTGTTGTGGCTGAGAGTAATCTTCttaaagggggcctattatgCTAAAATCAATTTTGTAAGGGGTTTAAACATGTTCGTGTGGCAACCGTCTGTGAACAAAGCAGCTTCTAAtagtaaacatttattcattttatttctcataattacacttcataaaaactgcagaaacactttcattgacattctccctttgtaagtGTCACCAGAGTGGGAAAGCCCCCAcctattagtgacaatctctctctcattGGTGTTGGACATTAGTTTtctttttgaatctgccactattctgctacaggcatttgtagctccctTATTTGAAAATAGGGCTGGAAGCccttatttaaatttaatgtgaCTGCCACCAAAAAAGCACAATTAGGATTACTGCCTAAAAGAATCAGTTTCAAAAGGTtatgaaacattatttgtggggtattttaaacttatttaagtCTTCGAGACTTACATCTtgcaaaaaggggcataataggtcccctttaaaaatatactaataataatagcaagAAAGGAAAAtgagaaaaagaataaaaacattccataattgtatttagaaatgtttataaaaaatagaaaataaaatattgaatattatttCAATCTAAAAATAACACTTAGCACTTAGGATTTTACAAAAGCGCATTATAAATAAAgtgtattattaaaaaacatttaccaTATAAATTTATTAACATTCATGTTCAGCCTTCACTTTGATTTATTATGAGTCGAGTAGATTGCTACATTCGTATGTCAagtttttacagtaaatacaatgtaatgagcaatcattcattcattcattcattcattttcttgtcggcttagttcctttattaatctggggtcgccacagcggaatgaaccgccaacttatccagcaagtttttacgcagtggatgcccttccagccgcaacccatctctgggaaacatccacacacacattcacacacacacacacacacacacactcatacactacggacaatttagcctacccaattcacctgtaccacatgtctttggactgtgggggaaacgagagcaccgggaggaaacccacgcgaacgcagggagaacatgcaaactccacacagaaacgccgactgattcgagaatcgaaccagcaaccttcttgctgtgaggcgaacgtgctacccactgcgccactgcgtcgcctaatgAGCAATCATATAGCTTAAAATGAGTGGCATGGCAAGCAAATCCtcttattaataattttaaaatgccaAAGTGCCTGAAACGAAAACCATATAAAGATCAAATATTCTGAATCCTTTAGTATGAAACGAAATTGTTATAGTGGTGGTTTTTTAACACAAGATATGAATGCTAAACTACTAGTTTAAGTGATAAAGAAAGTGCACAATCTTATTTTATAGGCACCAAAGAAGAGTGACAAacttttttacagtctatggtgaaAACACATTCTTATAAAACCTAAAATGAAATGAGCATTTTCTcataatgattttttattattaatttgatcCCACAAGAACAAGAGGTATTACATATGAAAATTGTTTTCTGAAAGAGAAAATATAGAAAAACTATATGGGAAAGTTTGGTTTATGTTGAGCCCACTTTTTTATGTATATGATATTTTCctaacaacataaataaaaatatatagtccTTTACAATTCAAGTTCTCATTATCAGAACAAAACAATACatctaataaactaatttctgtcTTATACTCCATTTTGTTGTTAATAAACAATTTCTAAACCTTTATAAAATATTCTTGagtaaatacaatgaaaaaaatgcaaaattgtttttaaaatatttttttttcttgaccacAAAATTCACACATATATGAAATATCAAGTTTGAATCTTTCCAAAATCTGTTTAGCAGGATAAATTctatgaagtattttgaaaagaCACTTCTTTGATTCTCTTATTTATACAAAACTTATTTTCAATCCAACAATGTAAAACCcatcagtcaactttatcaaatgagttgagtgtagttaactcaaaattgactgaaagttaattctactcatttgaacagTTTTAAACTGTTCAAGTGTTGAAGGTAGAGTTAATGAAAtacattacttcaacttaaatcgagtaagttcacagtactcatatagattcgttttttactcaaatgatttgttgcaatcggtttcagtttgagttgccttaacttattgggtttttagAGACAACAGAGAGCATTTCTTATTgacaatatttttaaagaaattgtttTCACAAGGATTACCTGCTAATCTCTTCTTAAATGCAGTTTTTTAAAGCAAAACCACACCCTTTGGAAAACAATAGCGAATTCTCTCGGTTGAACTAGTCATTTAAATTTTTGAAGAAATTCACTGTAAGATTACAAAATCCATGAGGATTAATTAACTTCCTTACTAAAACACCATTATTTAACCAATTCTGATCAATTAATGATTTGTTTTAACATAAAATATACTTGTTATTCCATATGAAATAATTGTGTGGTAAAATTTGTGTTTATATACCAAGTTCCATGATAGTAGAGCTTGTCTGGTTTCTcgctgtgcattttttttttatttttttttttttttttttttttttttattgaaaatacaaaatccAAATACAACAAAATGGGATTCAACTTTACAACTTGTGTGTCATATATGGAAggctaaacacaaaataatatacaaagatacaaatgtaatatacaaaaaacattcaAGTTAAATAAATCCAAGAGTGAAAGGAAAacgcaaaatttaaataaataaataaataaaaattaagtacaACATATATATCAACTATGGCAAGTTATATACTACAaataaattgaacatttttaaggcaatttttgttttcattttaaccagggcatctgaaaatattttaagttcttttttaaatacaataagtaATGGAGGTGTTTTGAAATatctacatttatgaataaaatatttggctAACACAATTATCATATTTATCAAATCGTGCAAAGTAGAGTAATCTTTAGTAATTCCATATAGAACATCTTGTAATGTAAAAGTCAAACCTTCAGCATCCACGTTTTTTATTATCAACCAGTCTTGtacttttttccaaaatgattgaACAGCGCTGCAAGAGAAAAATATGTGTTCTGTGTCTTCACTAAAGTGTTTACATAAATGGCATGGTGAGTTTTCTAAGTTAAATTTTAGGTGTAAGAATCTATTAGAAGGGTatatatcatttaatattttaaattgtacttcTTTTGCCTTGGGGAGAATTGGAAATTTAAGATATGttgttctaaaatatttaacagtatttttatcCACTGAATGAAATAACCTATTTCTTAATACTTGATAAGGGAAACAAGATTGGATAATAATTTGTCTTAAATGTTTATTAGTGCAAAGTTTATTATCAAATTCAATCTCACCAGTATATAATAAGGGAAGGACTGGAGTAATCTTCGAATAGGATAGGTAActtttcattaacatttttatacCTGAGGGTATAGCATTAATAACAGTGAAAAATTGCTTTGGATGACAAGCAAATCCGTGTCTTAGAGTGAAAGTATTGTAATCTAGAATATTGCCCCTTCCATCCATTAAATCTGTTACTgaccaaatgtttttatttaaccaTTCTTCATAAAAAATGGATTTGTTCCTGTGTAGAATATACTTGTTATTCCAAATAGGGGTATTGTGAGGtgtaaaattgtgtgtgtgcgctAGTTTCCAAGACAGCAAGACTTGTTGGTGGAATGCTGAAAGCTTCACTGGGAGTTTAGGCAGGTCAAAGTCACATCTGAGAAGAAATCGGATGCCACCTAGTTTGTTAAACAAGGCACAAGGAACAGTGTACCAGAAACTTTCAGTATTACTCAAAAACCTTTGAAGCCATTTCAGTTTTAACATAGTATTCATACTTTCAAACTCAATAATATTAAGACCACCTTCTTCATACGATTTGAtaatatcagattttttaatataatgagtTTTGTGTCTCCAAATAAAGTCATACATTTTTTGGTTACTTGTTTTTATGAATGCTGAAGAGGGAGCTAAAGCCTGAGCAGGATAAATTAGTTTTGATAGATATTCAACCTTGGATAGAAGAATTCGTCCAAAAATTGAAATATCTCTCTGCAGCCAGCAATTCAGGATACCATTAGCTTTATGTACTT from Danio rerio strain Tuebingen ecotype United States chromosome 8, GRCz12tu, whole genome shotgun sequence includes:
- the dnajc5aa gene encoding DnaJ (Hsp40) homolog, subfamily C, member 5aa — encoded protein: MAEQQRQRSLSTSGESLYHVLGVDKVATVDDIKKSYRKLALKYHPDKNPDNPEAADKFKEINNAHAILNDPTKRNIYDKYGSLGLYVAEQFGEENVNTYFVLSSWWAKALFIFCGLATGCYFCCCLCCCCNCCCGKCKPRPPDRPDPEFYVSPEDLEAQLQSDERETVGGEPIVLQPSSATETTQLTSDGYHTTYHTDTGFN